CGGCAATAGCGGCGGCCCTCTGTTCAACCTGCAGGGCAAAGTAATCGGGATCAACAACCGCCTGATCTCGCCCGTTGGCGCGAATATCGGCGTCGGCTTTGCCATCCCTGCCGAAGAAGCGCTTCCTGTGATCGAATCGCTGCGTAAGGGCGTGCGCCCCGAGCGTGGCTATCTGGGGATCGGTATCCAGCAGGTCGGACCCGACATGGCAGACGCCCTGGGGATCGACAAAAACCGCGGCGAATTCGTGACCCGTACTGTCCCTGGCGAAGCTGCCGACAAGGCGGGATTGAAGGAGGGCGATATCGTCCTCAAGGTCAACGGTCAGGATGTTACCCCAGACAACACGCTTTCCTACATTGTCGCCAACATCAAGCCGGGCACGAACATCCCGCTGGAGATCTTGCGCGAAGGCAAACCGATGCGGCTGAACGCCACTGTAGGCACCCGTCCGCCGGAGGAAAAGCTGGCACAGAGCACCTTTGATCCTGACGAGAACAAGGATTTCGACAATGGTGGCGACAACGGCGATGCAAAAATCATTCGCGACGCCATCGGTGCCAGCGTGATTCCCCTCAGCCCCGATATCGCACGCCAGTTGGGCATGGATGCCAGCATGAAGGGCGTGGTCATTGATATTCCGGGAACAGGTTCGGCAGCGCAGGCCGGTATTCGCCGGGGCGATGTGATCGTTTCGGTCAATTATCGCGGCGTGGCATCGCCTGCCCAATTCGCAAGCGCGATTGGCGAGGCGAAAAAAGCCGGACGCAGCGCCGTGCTGCTCGGCGTCAAGCGCCGCGGCGCTCCGACGCAATATGCGACCGTGCGTCTGGAAGATTGATAGGACTTCAAGCTCCCCTCCCGTGCCATGCGGGAGGGGGCATTTAAGGCGCTACCCTTGCGTTGCAGCAAGTGCTAGCAAGCAGCCATGACGCTGAATGACTCACTCTGGCGTGACAACGCCGACGCTATCCTGCCCGACCTGATTGAACTGCGCCGCGCGATCCATCGCGAGCCTGAACTCGGTCTGCAAAACCCGAAAACGCTGGCCAAGATCAAGGACGCCCTCGCTGGTCTGCCGCTCGAATTTCGGGAAGGCCCATCGACCACCGGCCTGCTGGCCGTGCTGAAAGGGCCGAGCAACGGGCGCACCGTGCTGCTGCGCGGCGATATGGATGCGCTGCCGCTGCATGAAGACACCGGCCTCGATTTCTCGTCCGAAACGGCAGGCGCGATGCACGCCTGCGGGCATGACACACATGTCGCAATGCTGGTGGGCGCGGCCAAGATGCTCTGCGCGCGTAAGGACGAACTGGCCGGTACAGTCTATTTCATGTTTCAGCCGGGCGAAGAGGGCCATCATGGCGCACGCTTCATGCTCGACGACGGACTAATCGATCCGCTGCCTGACGCGGCTTTTGCCCTCCACATCATGCCCAACGCGCCGCATGGCATCTTCACCGGCCGTGCCGGCCCCCTGCTGGCATCGTCCGACGTCCTGTCGATCAAGGTCAAGGGCGCGGGCGGGCACGCCTCGATGCCACATGACGCGACCGACCCAATCCCCGTCGCCTGCGAAATCGTTTCGGCTATCCAGTCGATGGTAACGCGCAAAATTTCGGTCTTCGATCCCGCAGTCATCACCATTGCCAAGATCGAAGCGGGCACAACCAACAACATCATTCCTGAAACCGCTTCGATGCTCGGCACGATCCGCACCTTGTCGCCCAAGCGCAGGGCGATGGTCGCCGAAGAGTTGCACCGCCTTATCCCCGCCATTGCTGCCGCCCATGGCTGTTCGGCAGAGGTGCATATCGAACAAGGCTTCCCGGTCACAATCTGCGACAATCATGCTGTCCGTTTTGGCCAGCAGGTGGTTGAGGCGCAGTTTGGGACCGAGAGCTGGATGTCGCTCGATCATCCCATCATGGGCGCGGAAGACTTCGCCTATGTGCTCGAAAAGGTACCGGGCGCTATGTTCTTCCTCGGCGCCAGCCATGAAGGCGATGACTGGCGTTCCTGCTGCGGCCTCCATTCAAACCGCATGGTCCTCGACGAACGTGTGATGGCAAAGGGCGCCGCGCTCCATGCCGCGCTTGCAGAGCGCTTCCTGGCAGAAGGGTTTGACGGCAACTAGTCGGGCTGCGGCTGCATAGCGCTCTGTCACGTTGGCGGCGATGCGCTATCGACAAGCGTTCGGTCAGGCGGCTAACAAAAGTCTCAATCCTAAAGAAGAGGTTATACGATGCCTTCAGGCCTTGCTGCGCTGCTCGACGATATTGCCACTATTGCCAAGGTGGCGTCCGCATCGATCGATGATGTCGCAGCGGCTGCAGGCAAGGCCAGCAGCAAGGCTGCCGGGGTAGTGATCGACGATACTGCGGTTACGCCGCAATATGTGACAGGCTTTACCCCGGACCGCGAACTGCCAATCATCTGGCGGATCGCAAAGGGATCATTGTTCAACAAGATCGTCATCATCCTGCCGGTCGCATTGCTGCTGAGTTTCTTTCTGCCACAGGCGATCACGCCGCTATTAATGGCCGGCGGGGCGTTTCTCTGTTTCGAAGGTGCCGAAAAGGTCCTCGAAAAACTGATGCCGCATGAGCAAGAAACGCTGGCAGAGGAACTTGCCGAGGTCTGCGACAAGACACATGAGGAGACAATGGTGAAGGGCGCGGTGCGCACCGACTTCATCCTTTCGGCGGAAATCATGGCAATCGCCCTCAACGAGGTGAAAGGCCTTGCTGAAACCTCAATCTGGCTGGAGGCCGGCGTTCTGGTAGTGGTCGCCATCGGCATCACCATCGCGGTTTATGGCGTGGTCGGGCTGATCGTGAAAATGGACGATATCGGCTTGCACATGGCAAAGCGCGAAAATGGCGCATCGCAGGCGATTGGCCGAGGTCTCGTCAGGGCCATGCCGAAACTGATGTCCTTCCTCTCGATCGTCGGCACCGCTGCAATGCTCTGGGTCGGTGGGCAGATCATCGTCCACGGCTTTGGCCTGCATCCCGCAGACTGGGTGGGCCTGCACGAAGGTGCCGCTGCATGGATTGCCGACGCGACGATTTCGGGCGTCATCGGCCTTGCCATCGGCGCGGTGATTGTCGGCATCCACCATATGTGGGTGGCGCGCAAAAGGGCCTAGGGCACCAGCACGGTATCTTTGGGCGCAGGTAGCGCCTCAGGAAAATCAAGTGTATAGTGCAACCCGCGGCTTTCCTTGCGGGTCAGTGCACAGCGGATGATCAGATCGGCCACCTCGACAAGGTTGCGCAACTCGATGAGGTCGGGTGTCACGCGGAAGTGGCTGTAATAATCCTCGACCTCCTGCCTCAACAGGTCGATCCGGTGCTTGGCCCGCTCCAGCCTTTTGGTGGTGCGCACGATGCCGACAAAGTTCCACATGAATTGGCGGATTTCCCGCCAGCAC
This portion of the Sphingobium sp. genome encodes:
- a CDS encoding trypsin-like peptidase domain-containing protein, with the protein product MRGNDIVRYAYGVTALLLLSGSAYALSTGDAGPVTAQGPVAIAQSSLAPRGAPGSFADLVERLQPAVVNIATKQKVQVATSFNPFTGERRPVTQEQQSGGSGFIISSDGYIVTNNHVIAGGPAGEAVDTVTVTLFDGKEYTAKIVGRDPTSDVALIKIDATNLPYVEMESSQKNRVGDWVIAIGNPLGLNSSVTAGIISALQRNIGAGGAYDRFIQTDTAINPGNSGGPLFNLQGKVIGINNRLISPVGANIGVGFAIPAEEALPVIESLRKGVRPERGYLGIGIQQVGPDMADALGIDKNRGEFVTRTVPGEAADKAGLKEGDIVLKVNGQDVTPDNTLSYIVANIKPGTNIPLEILREGKPMRLNATVGTRPPEEKLAQSTFDPDENKDFDNGGDNGDAKIIRDAIGASVIPLSPDIARQLGMDASMKGVVIDIPGTGSAAQAGIRRGDVIVSVNYRGVASPAQFASAIGEAKKAGRSAVLLGVKRRGAPTQYATVRLED
- a CDS encoding M20 family metallopeptidase; the protein is MTLNDSLWRDNADAILPDLIELRRAIHREPELGLQNPKTLAKIKDALAGLPLEFREGPSTTGLLAVLKGPSNGRTVLLRGDMDALPLHEDTGLDFSSETAGAMHACGHDTHVAMLVGAAKMLCARKDELAGTVYFMFQPGEEGHHGARFMLDDGLIDPLPDAAFALHIMPNAPHGIFTGRAGPLLASSDVLSIKVKGAGGHASMPHDATDPIPVACEIVSAIQSMVTRKISVFDPAVITIAKIEAGTTNNIIPETASMLGTIRTLSPKRRAMVAEELHRLIPAIAAAHGCSAEVHIEQGFPVTICDNHAVRFGQQVVEAQFGTESWMSLDHPIMGAEDFAYVLEKVPGAMFFLGASHEGDDWRSCCGLHSNRMVLDERVMAKGAALHAALAERFLAEGFDGN
- a CDS encoding DUF808 domain-containing protein; this translates as MPSGLAALLDDIATIAKVASASIDDVAAAAGKASSKAAGVVIDDTAVTPQYVTGFTPDRELPIIWRIAKGSLFNKIVIILPVALLLSFFLPQAITPLLMAGGAFLCFEGAEKVLEKLMPHEQETLAEELAEVCDKTHEETMVKGAVRTDFILSAEIMAIALNEVKGLAETSIWLEAGVLVVVAIGITIAVYGVVGLIVKMDDIGLHMAKRENGASQAIGRGLVRAMPKLMSFLSIVGTAAMLWVGGQIIVHGFGLHPADWVGLHEGAAAWIADATISGVIGLAIGAVIVGIHHMWVARKRA